A genome region from Methylohalobius crimeensis 10Ki includes the following:
- a CDS encoding RnfABCDGE type electron transport complex subunit D, translating to MNAVEKTLTIRSSPHIRSPIGVEAIMRNVVYALLPAAVFSVYVFGLAALVLLTTAVLTCVATEHLLCRATGRASTVNDWSVAITGLIYGMTLPPGLPLWMVILGGMVAVALGKFLFGGLGGNLFNPALVGRAFLQAAFPSAMTSWVPVLSADRFQILPRSTLAYPFAEPVYDTMTGATPLAAFKFERQTTETVDLFLGLTGGSTGETASLLLLAGGFYLIARKMANWRIPAGIFAAVAALSGITHGLEPETYAAPPFMLFSGGLMLGALFMATDMVASPLTGAGCFIYGLLIGAVAMTIRLWGAMPEGVMYAILFGNAVSPLIDRAIQPITYGTGKRGREP from the coding sequence ATGAACGCCGTTGAAAAAACCTTAACCATCCGCTCTTCGCCGCATATCAGAAGCCCCATCGGGGTTGAGGCGATTATGCGCAACGTCGTGTACGCCCTGTTGCCGGCCGCCGTCTTCTCCGTCTACGTCTTCGGGCTCGCCGCCTTGGTGCTGCTGACGACGGCCGTGCTGACTTGCGTGGCGACCGAACATCTTCTTTGCCGGGCCACGGGACGCGCTTCCACGGTCAACGATTGGTCGGTGGCCATTACCGGACTGATCTACGGTATGACGCTGCCGCCGGGACTGCCCCTGTGGATGGTGATCTTGGGCGGGATGGTCGCGGTGGCCTTGGGCAAATTCCTGTTCGGCGGTTTGGGCGGCAATTTGTTCAATCCCGCCCTGGTGGGCCGGGCCTTTCTCCAAGCGGCGTTTCCTTCGGCCATGACCAGCTGGGTGCCGGTATTGAGCGCCGACAGATTTCAGATCCTGCCCCGTTCCACCTTGGCTTATCCCTTCGCCGAACCCGTCTATGACACGATGACCGGTGCCACCCCCTTGGCGGCGTTTAAATTCGAACGGCAGACCACCGAGACCGTGGATCTTTTTCTCGGTCTGACCGGTGGGTCGACCGGAGAAACCGCCAGCCTGTTGTTGCTGGCAGGCGGTTTCTATCTGATTGCCCGAAAAATGGCGAATTGGCGGATTCCGGCGGGTATTTTTGCGGCAGTCGCGGCGCTGAGCGGGATAACTCACGGCCTTGAGCCTGAGACCTATGCCGCACCCCCATTCATGCTGTTCTCCGGCGGTTTGATGCTGGGCGCTCTGTTCATGGCCACGGACATGGTTGCCTCGCCGCTTACCGGGGCGGGGTGTTTCATCTATGGCTTGCTGATCGGCGCGGTGGCGATGACAATCCGGCTGTGGGGGGCGATGCCCGAAGGGGTCATGTACGCCATTTTGTTCGGCAATGCGGTTTCGCCCCTGATCGACCGTGCGATACAGCCCATCACTTATGGCACCGGAAAGCGAGGTCGAGAACCGTGA
- a CDS encoding FMN-binding protein has product MNARTTDSKSMQSTDWPMYRALVGLGLICSLVIVSVFEYTAPIIRKNQAAALRQAIFTIFPLARTYTAFHLNAEGQFKRMTDESDTGAAVYACYDQGQRLLGYAIEAQGMGYQDTIRLLYGYAPKQSAIVGMVVLESRETPGLGARIASDPDFLRNFRQLDVRLAADGSKLAHPIEVVPADQAPKPWQIDAISGATVSSRAVGRIVEQSARFWVPRLANRETSHGS; this is encoded by the coding sequence GTGAACGCGAGAACCACGGACAGCAAGTCGATGCAAAGCACGGATTGGCCCATGTATCGCGCTCTGGTGGGCCTCGGCCTGATCTGCTCGCTGGTGATCGTCTCGGTGTTTGAATACACCGCACCGATCATCCGCAAGAATCAAGCAGCGGCACTGCGCCAGGCCATCTTCACGATCTTCCCTTTGGCTCGGACTTATACGGCGTTTCATCTGAACGCCGAGGGGCAATTCAAAAGGATGACGGACGAGTCCGATACGGGCGCTGCGGTCTATGCCTGCTATGACCAGGGACAACGTCTGTTGGGATACGCCATCGAGGCGCAAGGCATGGGTTATCAGGATACCATTCGATTATTGTACGGCTACGCCCCGAAGCAATCCGCCATCGTGGGGATGGTGGTGTTGGAAAGCCGGGAGACGCCGGGCCTGGGCGCCCGCATCGCCAGCGATCCCGACTTTCTCCGCAATTTCCGGCAACTCGATGTGCGCCTGGCGGCGGATGGATCGAAACTGGCCCATCCCATCGAGGTCGTTCCAGCCGATCAAGCCCCGAAGCCGTGGCAGATCGATGCCATTAGCGGCGCTACCGTCTCTTCCCGGGCGGTGGGCCGCATTGTGGAACAAAGCGCGCGATTTTGGGTGCCTCGCCTAGCGAACCGGGAGACGTCTCATGGGTCATGA
- the rsxE gene encoding electron transport complex subunit RsxE: MGHDNATPPYTDEFLKGLWRDNPVFVHVLGMCPTLAVTNTAVNGLTMGLATAFVLIMSNLLVSTLRRFIPKQVRIACFILIIATFVTAVDYFIQAVSLELHGALGAFISLIVVNCIILSRAEAFASQNTVARSVLDGLGMGAGFTFALLCLGGVRETLGKGALLGFPLFPETYQGWAIMLLPGGGFFTLGAWLLVFGWLKQRKARASTGEEVYGE, from the coding sequence ATGGGTCATGACAACGCAACGCCGCCATACACGGACGAATTCCTCAAGGGGCTGTGGCGGGACAACCCGGTGTTCGTGCACGTGCTCGGCATGTGCCCGACGCTGGCCGTTACCAATACGGCCGTCAATGGCTTGACCATGGGTTTGGCGACTGCCTTCGTGCTCATTATGTCCAACCTGCTGGTCTCGACCTTGCGTCGATTCATTCCCAAACAAGTGCGTATCGCCTGCTTCATCCTGATCATCGCCACCTTCGTCACGGCGGTCGATTATTTCATTCAGGCCGTCAGCCTGGAATTGCATGGCGCTTTGGGCGCCTTCATCTCGCTGATCGTGGTCAATTGCATCATTCTCAGCCGCGCCGAGGCCTTCGCCTCGCAAAACACCGTGGCCCGGTCCGTCCTCGACGGGCTGGGCATGGGGGCGGGATTCACCTTCGCCTTGCTGTGTCTCGGCGGGGTACGGGAAACCCTGGGGAAGGGGGCTTTGTTGGGATTCCCCTTGTTTCCCGAGACCTACCAAGGCTGGGCGATCATGCTTCTGCCCGGCGGGGGCTTCTTTACCCTCGGCGCCTGGCTGTTGGTATTTGGTTGGCTGAAACAACGCAAGGCTCGCGCTTCGACAGGGGAGGAGGTCTACGGTGAGTGA
- a CDS encoding electron transport complex protein RnfA, with product MSEQSLWSVFINASLINNFVLAYFLGICPFLGVSGKLGNATRMGAAVTFVMLISSVSAYGIHILLQLAHAPYLQLIAYVVVIAALVQLIEMFIKKISPLLYRSLGIFLPLITTNCAILAVALFQTNRSYDFFQSIVFALGAGAGFTLALTLMAGLREKLEFSNVPDLAKGTAVTLMVAGILSMTFMGFAGLGTAQ from the coding sequence GTGAGTGAACAATCTCTGTGGTCGGTGTTCATCAACGCCAGCCTGATCAACAATTTCGTATTGGCCTATTTCCTGGGGATTTGCCCGTTTTTGGGCGTCTCCGGCAAACTGGGCAACGCCACCCGCATGGGGGCGGCGGTGACTTTCGTCATGTTGATCAGCTCGGTCAGCGCCTACGGCATCCATATTCTGCTGCAGCTGGCCCATGCCCCTTATCTTCAACTGATCGCCTACGTGGTGGTGATCGCGGCGCTGGTCCAATTGATCGAAATGTTCATCAAAAAGATCAGCCCCCTTTTATATCGCTCGCTGGGCATCTTTTTGCCCCTCATCACCACCAACTGCGCAATCCTCGCCGTCGCCTTGTTCCAAACCAACCGCAGCTACGATTTTTTCCAGTCCATCGTCTTCGCCCTGGGGGCGGGGGCGGGATTCACCCTGGCCCTGACCCTGATGGCGGGGCTGCGCGAGAAACTGGAATTCTCCAACGTGCCGGACTTGGCCAAGGGGACAGCGGTCACTTTGATGGTCGCCGGCATTCTGTCGATGACGTTCATGGGCTTTGCGGGCCTCGGAACAGCGCAATGA
- a CDS encoding ferredoxin reductase domain-containing protein yields MRLQDYDLERPYQATVKSSTRITPEECDEVRELVLEVDHPDFHFEAGQSVGVLVPGRHALGHEVHFRLYSIANEPTPMPSGNPIITLCVKRVDYIDDYSGERYKGIASHYLCDRRAGDRITITGPYGLPFEVPDDREANLLMIGLGTGIAPFRAFVKHIYRNLGGWEGKVRLFYGAKTGLEMVYMNDERDDFANYYDRETFRAFKALSPRPHWDEPAALDRALTEHRREVWEMVSSPETWVYVAGLQSIREMLDKAFVQMAGSAEQWQRRKAELVAGGRWTELIY; encoded by the coding sequence ATGCGTTTACAGGATTACGATCTCGAGCGCCCATACCAGGCGACGGTCAAAAGCAGTACCCGGATCACGCCGGAGGAATGCGACGAAGTCAGAGAGCTGGTGCTGGAAGTCGATCATCCGGATTTCCACTTCGAGGCGGGCCAGAGTGTCGGTGTCCTGGTGCCGGGCCGACATGCGCTGGGTCACGAGGTGCATTTCCGCCTTTACAGCATCGCCAACGAGCCCACTCCGATGCCCAGCGGCAATCCGATTATTACCCTTTGCGTGAAGCGCGTCGACTACATCGACGACTACAGCGGCGAGCGCTACAAAGGCATCGCTTCCCATTATCTGTGCGATCGCCGGGCAGGGGACCGAATCACGATTACCGGCCCCTATGGCCTGCCCTTCGAAGTGCCCGACGATCGGGAGGCGAATCTGCTCATGATCGGCTTGGGTACCGGCATTGCCCCTTTCCGTGCTTTCGTCAAGCACATCTACCGCAATCTGGGCGGATGGGAGGGTAAGGTGCGGCTCTTTTACGGCGCCAAAACCGGTCTCGAGATGGTTTACATGAACGACGAACGCGACGATTTCGCCAACTACTACGACCGCGAAACCTTCCGCGCCTTCAAGGCCCTTAGTCCCCGTCCCCATTGGGACGAGCCCGCGGCTTTGGACCGGGCTTTAACGGAACATCGACGGGAAGTGTGGGAGATGGTCTCCAGCCCCGAAACCTGGGTCTACGTCGCCGGTCTGCAAAGCATACGAGAAATGCTGGACAAGGCCTTTGTCCAGATGGCGGGCTCGGCCGAACAGTGGCAGCGCCGCAAGGCCGAACTGGTCGCCGGCGGGCGCTGGACGGAATTGATTTACTGA
- the glgP gene encoding alpha-glucan family phosphorylase, which produces MNNFPPAYLPSVPERLSDLVSLALDLRWSWSHVSDVLWKTLDPDLWQLTANPWLILQSVSPARLEALAQDPDFCRQVDQVAAERLSFLEKPTWFQDYKGDAPLDCIAYFSMEYGLTEALPLYSGGLGMLAGDFLKSCSDLGVPVVGVGLLYQEGYFRQIIDEQGRQVELYPHNNPWELPIMPVRNEDGQILRLRYHFNGYDLWVRVWQAEVGRIRLYLLDLNDPANPPSERCITDRLYGGGTEQRLQQEMLLGIVGWQLLKTLEIEPTLCHLNEGHAALAVLERARSYMERHQVDFELALSVTRAGNLFTTHTPVEAGFDRFSPHIIERYLGFYCELLGISLADLLAFGRSNPKDSKEKFNMAYLAIRGSGAVNGVSRLHGRVSRRIFQPLFPRWPQGEVPVGHVTNGVHTPSWDSPPSDKLWTEACGQERWVCDPSRLGKQIRKLKEKDIWEFRSRNRKRLVAFVRDYQAQRPTAFNYLPPKTTLLDPNILTIGFARRFTSYKRPNLLLNDPERLLRLLSDPQRPMQLILAGKAHPQDKDGKAQLTAWIDFIRSHTEIAGRVIFLPDYDMQLAEQLVEGVDVWVNTPRRPWEACGTSGMKVLVNGGINISELDGWWEEAYDASVGWAIGDGAEHDADPAWDRIEAQQLYDVLEQEAVPAFYTRDSNGIPNAWVEKMRESLAKLTPYYSANRMVRQYIDHYYVPQSQALTRRHQNNQSLARQLLMWSRNLKTHWHTIHFGTPKIDSRNGNHHFQIPVYLGNVAPEGIRVELYADPLSPDEPPVKIPLTPSHPLLGAANGFLYEGEASTDRPAEHYTVRVVPYRTEAFTPLEITEIAWQS; this is translated from the coding sequence TTGAATAATTTTCCTCCCGCATACCTGCCGTCCGTTCCCGAACGGCTGTCCGATCTCGTATCCCTCGCCTTGGATCTTCGCTGGTCCTGGAGCCACGTCAGCGATGTTTTGTGGAAAACCCTGGACCCGGATCTCTGGCAACTGACGGCGAACCCCTGGCTGATACTACAAAGCGTTTCGCCCGCGCGATTGGAAGCACTGGCCCAAGACCCGGATTTCTGCCGGCAAGTCGACCAAGTGGCCGCCGAGCGCCTCAGCTTTCTGGAAAAGCCCACTTGGTTCCAGGACTATAAAGGCGACGCCCCCCTCGACTGCATCGCCTATTTCAGCATGGAATACGGGCTCACCGAAGCCCTTCCCCTTTATTCCGGCGGCCTGGGAATGCTCGCCGGGGACTTCCTCAAGTCCTGCAGCGACCTGGGCGTTCCGGTCGTCGGCGTGGGCCTCCTCTACCAAGAAGGATATTTTCGGCAAATCATTGACGAGCAAGGACGCCAGGTGGAGCTCTATCCCCATAACAACCCCTGGGAGCTTCCGATCATGCCGGTCCGGAACGAGGACGGTCAAATACTCAGGCTCCGCTATCACTTCAACGGCTACGACTTGTGGGTGCGGGTCTGGCAGGCGGAAGTGGGACGGATTCGGCTTTATCTCCTGGATCTCAACGACCCGGCCAACCCTCCTTCGGAACGCTGCATTACCGACCGCCTCTACGGCGGCGGCACCGAGCAGCGCCTACAGCAGGAAATGCTGCTGGGGATCGTCGGTTGGCAGCTCTTGAAAACCTTGGAAATCGAACCCACCCTCTGCCACCTCAACGAGGGCCACGCCGCCTTGGCGGTATTGGAAAGGGCGCGCAGCTACATGGAGCGCCACCAGGTGGACTTCGAACTCGCCTTGAGCGTCACTCGCGCGGGCAACCTGTTTACCACCCACACCCCGGTGGAGGCCGGCTTCGATCGTTTTTCGCCCCATATCATCGAACGCTACTTGGGCTTTTACTGCGAGCTTTTGGGGATCTCGCTGGCGGATCTCCTCGCCTTCGGCCGCAGCAATCCCAAAGACTCGAAGGAAAAATTCAATATGGCCTATCTGGCGATTCGGGGGAGCGGCGCGGTCAACGGCGTCAGCCGGCTTCACGGCCGAGTCAGCCGACGCATCTTTCAACCCCTTTTTCCCCGATGGCCGCAGGGGGAAGTGCCGGTGGGCCACGTCACCAACGGGGTACATACGCCGTCCTGGGATTCGCCGCCCTCCGATAAACTCTGGACCGAAGCTTGCGGCCAGGAGCGCTGGGTCTGCGATCCCTCCCGCCTGGGCAAACAAATCCGCAAGCTCAAGGAAAAGGATATTTGGGAATTCCGCTCCCGCAACCGCAAACGGCTGGTGGCGTTCGTGCGCGACTATCAAGCTCAGCGTCCCACCGCCTTCAATTACCTTCCCCCCAAAACCACCCTGCTCGATCCCAATATTTTAACCATCGGATTTGCGCGCCGTTTCACGAGCTACAAACGCCCCAACCTCCTGTTGAACGATCCGGAGCGCCTGCTCAGGCTTCTAAGCGACCCCCAGCGGCCGATGCAGCTCATTTTAGCGGGCAAGGCGCATCCGCAGGACAAGGACGGCAAAGCCCAGCTGACCGCCTGGATCGACTTTATCCGCAGCCATACCGAGATCGCCGGAAGAGTGATTTTTCTACCCGACTACGACATGCAACTGGCCGAACAACTGGTGGAAGGCGTGGATGTGTGGGTGAATACGCCGCGGCGGCCGTGGGAAGCGTGCGGCACATCGGGGATGAAAGTGTTGGTCAACGGCGGGATCAATATCTCGGAATTGGACGGCTGGTGGGAGGAGGCTTACGACGCCTCGGTGGGCTGGGCCATCGGTGACGGCGCCGAACACGACGCCGACCCGGCCTGGGATCGAATCGAAGCGCAGCAATTATATGATGTGCTCGAACAGGAAGCCGTTCCGGCGTTCTATACCCGCGATTCCAACGGCATCCCGAACGCCTGGGTGGAAAAGATGCGCGAGAGCCTGGCCAAACTGACCCCCTACTACTCCGCCAACCGGATGGTGCGCCAATACATCGATCATTATTATGTACCCCAATCGCAGGCCCTGACGCGCCGTCACCAAAACAACCAATCCCTCGCCCGGCAGCTCCTAATGTGGAGCCGGAATCTTAAAACCCACTGGCACACCATCCACTTCGGCACCCCCAAAATCGACTCCCGCAACGGAAACCACCATTTTCAAATTCCGGTTTATCTGGGCAACGTGGCACCGGAAGGGATTCGGGTGGAACTCTACGCCGACCCGCTTTCCCCCGACGAACCGCCGGTAAAAATCCCTCTCACGCCTTCCCATCCCCTGCTCGGCGCCGCCAACGGTTTTCTCTACGAAGGCGAGGCATCCACCGACCGACCGGCGGAACATTACACCGTCCGGGTGGTTCCTTATCGGACCGAGGCCTTCACACCTTTGGAAATCACCGAAATCGCATGGCAGTCGTGA